The following nucleotide sequence is from Apodemus sylvaticus chromosome 2, mApoSyl1.1, whole genome shotgun sequence.
caaagaattctcatctgtagaactttggatggctgagaagcatcttaaaaaatgctcaacttcattggtcattagggaaatgcaaccctaatcaaaacaaccctgagatttcaccttacaccagtcagaatggctaagaataaaaattcaggagacagcaggtgttggtgaggatgtggagaaagaggtacactcctccactgatggtacaagcactctggaaatcagtctggcggttcctcaaaaaactgggcacatcacttccagaggatcctgctataccacttctgggcatatacccagaggattccccagcatgtaataaggatatgtgctccactatgatcatagcagccctatttataatagccagaagctggaaagaacccaggtatccctcaacggaaaaatggatgcaaaaaatgttgtatatatacacaatggagtactattcagccattagaaataatgaattcatgaaattcttagacaaatgggtggagttggagaacagcatactaagtgaggccacccagtctcaaaatatcaatcatggtatgcactcactaataagtggatattagcctggaaaattggaatacccaaaacataatccacacatcaaatgaggaacaagaagaatggaggagtggtccctgtttctgaaaagactcagtgttgcagtatggggcaaaaccagaacagggaagtgggaaggggtggatgggagaacagggggagggaagggggcttatttgtcttttggggagtggggggtcctgaaaaggtgaaatcatttgaaatgtaaataaaaaatatatcaaataaaaatatatcgaataaaaagtctggagggagggaaggaaagaaaaaaggtgaTCTAATCATATCTTAACTaaaacatacaaaattaaaattaattaaactaTCACCAGAAGTGATAGTTCTTGAGAAAGGAGAGCCCAAGGCCTGCAGTGGGTTTTAGAATATactcatgaaaaattttaaaaaaaaggagctCAGGCCTGGTGGACTTCATCTAAATATCAGGAACCTGAAAGGTGGACAAGaggcaggaggtggtggtggggaagaggaggagctatTCCTGGCAGTTCTTCAGGCTCCCAGGACAGCTAGCCCTGTTCTCTGTAGCCAAGGTGAGTTTAGAGACCAGGCCTTTGAAGGACTTGAACTAGCTTTAGATCTTACAAATTCTGTGAAATTCATGACCTAGACTTAATAGCTATTAAAAGCTAAGCCCTGCATGCTTACATTCGTTCCCACCCAAGTTCTCAGCACTTCTTTGAGCTGTTTAAATGCACTTCTGAGCTGGAAATAGAGTGTTTGAGGTGCCTATAGTGCTGTGTTttacaaaaagtaaaagaagccagggacatgtttggtggaggtgtggtatggtgtgggggaATGACCGTGCCTCTGTGGgcctatgctgaggcatcccctctccctgaggtaccagccacatgagagtatagtatagaatagaatttatttagggCATGTGAGGGGAGTTGAGGAATTAgtagagactgagagaaagggaggggaaaagggatggggggggaaggggaaggtaagagagaaagaagagaaaagagaagagaagaagagaagaagagaagaggagagaagaggagagtgaGGAGGTGGCAagaagtcccttttatagtgagtcaggcatacctggttgttgtcaggtaactgtggggtggagcctagaaggaacATATAGGCCATGCCTTCTTTCCATATTTAACCTTTAAATCTTAAACTCTAAATATTGTTTTCTACCAAAGAGAATTGAGTTCTTGGCTTCTCAGCTGTTTGACCTGGTTCTCTTTCAAACATCCCTGTGTTAATCTCTGGTTTTGACTTTGCTTGGATCTAAATGGAATAGGAGATAAAGATGAAGCCAGACTTCCTAGGCAACATAATTTGGGCTCCAAAGGCAAGCATGCATCTAGcaatttgggggggggtggggctatagggaaagcagaagagagagatgatggttatttcttcttgatttCTCCAAGTCCCCAATTTTTCTCGTTCAGTGTGTCTTGAAGAAATCAGAGGAAAGATGGAGGGGGGAAGTTTatagtaaaagaaaattttattcttCATAATGCTCCCAGGAGGAACATAATGAGCCAGAGTTCAGACCCTGCCCTATTTTGTCTAAGTTCTTGGTCCCAGTTGAGCCTTGTggccttgactagctcaaagtGGCTAGGACCAGATTCCAGAGTTGATGCTTTGTTTTGAGGCTACTATATAATCTCTTGTCCAATCAAACCCTTGATCCCACTGAACCTTTGCTGAAAAAATCCTGAAACCGAATTAACTCAAAGTCTACCCTAGTCCAGCTGTAACGCAGGCATAGAGAAGCTGAAGTTTCCATTTCATAACCGAGGGTGGAGCTTTGTGAATAAGTGGAGTACCTAGACAGTAGAAGGACTCAGTCCAAAAGGTAAATGCAAAACTCCTTCACAATTATTAACACTTTCAAGCAGGACAAACTGAACACTGAACCAAACACAAGGTTCTTCTGAGCCCTGTCAGGCAATCTGTCATTGGCTCATTCCATGTTCCAGACAGTTCTCAAGGGAAAGAAAATCCCACAAACTCTAATGCAGAAGCTTACCAGAGGGAGGCTCTTGCCTGGACAGCTtttcctgctttgggatcagagcTCAGTCAAGGAATGATCTATCTGGAGATGGATCAACAACCCTACACTAAAGGCTTTTAGTTATCTCCAGGACTTCTGACAAGCACGTTAGAAGGTAGAATTGAAGTTAGCATTCCAGTTTCACCAGAGCTGCCTTCAGCTAATCACCTGCAGGcattatacaaacaaataaaaaaaacaaacccctcCAGCACTTTGCCCAGATAATCAACTGTCATTCTTCCTGATGACAACTCCGTGCTCCTTCTCTCCTCAAGTCCTCTAAACAAAAGTTCCTCCCAAACCTTCAACATATAGTTCCTTTCCCACAAAAGCTACTCCCCTTCCATCTTCTCTTGCTTGTCCTCCCAACTAACCCACCTAGCTTCTATCCATCTCCTTGGGTCCCTTTGCTACCTCTTTCCTTGACTCAGGAAGAGAAGTTTAACTCTCGGCTGTCATTCTTGCTTTTACATCTACATTCAAGGTCTCCATATATACAAACCCATACCATGGGCTAGCTGGAGTAGTGTGCCATCGGGGCTGGAAGGGGTGAACACAGGCAAGAGCCTGGCCTTGAGTTTGAGTGTTCTCTCAGGGAAACAGGCTATGTATTAAAGGACTTTAAAATCTGCACAGTAAGCCGGGTGGTGGttgacacgcctttaatccccgcacttgggaggcagaggcaggcagatttctgagttccaggccagcctggtctacagagtgagttcctggacaggcggagctacacagagaaaccctgtctcaagaaacaaacaaacaaacaaacaaacaaaaaaaaaagaatctgagcAGTAGTGTGGGACCCCGAAGAGCCTACCTTTTCTGCTGTAGCATATGAAGCTGATCCACATGCTGGTGCCAATCTTGTTCTCTGACCCACCAGTTGAGAAGTTTCTGAAATTGGATCCAAGGCTTTTTCGCCCCCATGTCTTCTTGCATGTACATTCAACTTCTACAAATCTCATGGAAGGAGCCAGTCCCGGATGACAGAAGCTGAGAAGTCTAGGTGTGCTGGGCTTTATATATCTTCAGGTAACTTGTGCGTGCGTGCTGTGAGGTTGTTGTGAGGTGTGAATCTGTGCCTGTGCACTGAAGAACTAGCCACATtgctgggggaaggggagggaaccTTCCCAGAGCTGAGCCTGGGGGCAGAAAACAGCCTGTagtagggagggggaaggggaagaaccTTGATTCTTGGCAGTGGGCTGGGCATCTGAGACTGGGAGAGTTTGAGAGGTGGGGCCAAGGAATTTGGTGAGGGAGCAAGGCAAGATAATTTTGAAGGTTAAACAGGTTCTCAGGGATGCAGATCCTAGAAGACTCCTAGGGAATTCTGTGCAACTCCTGACTTTAGACAGCAGAAATTGAGAAggattaaaggaaagaaaaatcatgaGACATTTTCAACACAGCAGGAGGAATGGGTTCTGACAAGGCAATGCTCCTTTATCAAATAATGTCTTGCATTGTCTTTATGGCTTTTAATGAGACATATTACTCTTGTTGACTGTATTACTTCAATGGACCTGTGAGATCTGGAAATAAAAGTTGAGAGGGAGtgtgctctctcctctcctggtCTGGAGACAAAACTGAATCAGGCTTTCAACTTGTGACTTTAGTTTCAAATTCATACTTCTCCAGGTTTTTGTTCTTCTTAGGAATCTTTGAGCCATACAGATATGAGAGACTTGAGTGGGATAtgcttgagaccctgtcttggagaGCCTTGGAACTGCCCCTTCCTTTTGATGTGAGAGCTCTaatccagagaacaaaatatctATAGCAGAGCAAGAatggaaacaaaaggaaatatagaaaggaaggagagtgacaggaaacaaggaaaaacaatgttcttACCCCAGGAGTGGGAGGGTCACCTTGTGGAGCATTTTTATGCCTCACTGGGGGTTGGGGCAATGTGGGTGCTAATGGTTTATGAGACCTGTGGACTTCTAGTCTAAGGAGATGGAGGGAGTGATAAGATTGAGGTGGGGGTTATAGATGAGCTGATAAGTAGAGAGGGAGCAAGTCATGAACTTGCCAAGAAAACTCTAAGCCCATAAAACTGATccttgagggggtgggggtggggtggagagggtTGTGGTAGAGAAGTCTGGCTCAGTCAGAGTCACACAGAGCAGGCTCGGTCACTAAGGACATTGGCCATAGGTccctgaaggaagaaaggaagcaagcacCCACAGGTCTTCAACCTTTTTTCTTTGCTCCTCTTGCTTGCACTAGGAGGTGTGGATAAGTTGGATGAGAAACAAGTTATCCTTTGTCCCATCTCCATCGATCTGTTGGGAAAGTGAAGTTTtgactcttttcctcctctggctcttctctccacTATTCTTTCCTTTTGATAGTAGTCTGTACTACCATGTCACAGCTCTGTTGCTCTTTCTTGTCATCTTTTTCTACTCAATGTTCCTGTATCTTTCTGCTCCAAATGACACTGCAGCCTTTCTTCCAGACAGTGCCTTCTCTAATAATAATGCCCCTGTCAAGGCAGCTGAATCTTAGCTGCAGCCATGCTACCCATTGTTGAGGCCAGAGGAAGTCCCTCCTTCTCACAGTTATCTAGGAGGAGGAAATAAACACTATATCTGCATACTACATTAATAGAAGCTATCATTAGATGGTggagtttttcattttctttttggttgtttgtttccttgtattTCTATATTCATTTACTTTGTAAGAGGATAGATATTAAGAAGTTCCCAGGTTCTGCCTTATTTACTTCTGATGCTAAGATTCAGCATGTGATCTGGTAAAGAGGTAGAAGTCATTGATGGCGAGCCTATGTTGGTTCTTTCCACTCCAGATACTCCTCCCACAGCTGCCCTCCCATTCATGTCTACAGAGCTGTGAGTTTCTCTGCATACCAGAGAACCAAGAAACTATTCCTTCAAAATAGCCAGGAGGagatgtgtgggttttttttttttccattcattcatCATTCTCTGGATCTGCAGGTCAATGGGTACAAGGCTGGGGTAACCGAGGTCATTGTACTTTTACACCTTTATGCCACCACCATAAAGTGCCCTTCTATATCACCCCCTGTCTCCGTCACCCGGTTTGGAGTTCAAGGAAGTAAGAGCTGGGatctggctggctttgtgtgagTGTACATGCTAGAATGGAGAGAGTCATAAGATTGGGCAAGCATTTCATCTTTCATCTCATGTTCTCATTTCTGCAATTTATTGCAGAAAAGTATAGGTTTGTGTACATTACCAGCAACCATGCTTGCATACATTTGTCCAGGAAATGTATGCGTGGTAAGAAAAAGTGACAAACCTTCTCTGTCCCTGAGCCCAGCTGCTGCTCATGGTCCATGTCCGTTTTTCTTTTCCAGCGAGGACCATTATGCCATTTTCTGTACCTACCACCCTTAGAGTCTTCATTGCCACCTCACCAACAGGTCTGACTTCTGGAAGGCAAGTTCTCTCCAACTGCATTATCTGGAAGCCTTGACCCTTTGCCATACTGTTTTCTTTCCACTGACTTTTGCTCCTCCGTCAAGGAAGGAGCTGTCAGATACCCTTGAAGCAGCTTCTCTGTCTGTGTCAGAGAGTACAAGAAGATACACAATAGTAGACAGTATTTCAGTCTAGATGTAAAACAGGGCAAAGTCCTGGAATGAGGGGAAataactgaaagaagaaaaaagaatacctTCTGTTAAGAGAGAAGATTACTATCTTTttgcctctatttcttttttttgtgtttgttcatttgcttgttgGACTGGAGACTGCACACAGGTTCTCATTAATGCCAGGCATTTTGCCATATCTCCagccattttaaagaaaatgtacttTTATATGACAGAGTCTAAGTTTCTCAAACTGGCCTGAAGTCACTCGGTAAAACAGGCAAGTCTTGAAGTTGTTATTTTCCTAATGGCCCCTCCCCTCTGGAGTAATGGAAGGAAGGGGCTATACCACCAGCCTAGCACTCAGCCTCCATCTCTGTTCATCCCTATGTACCATGCATAAGTTCTGTGTCGCTGTCTCACTCTGCCTTTCTAAGTATGTATACTTTCACCCCTCCCCTTATGCTCTTATTCCCAGTTTTCAGCAGACTGAGTTTCATGCAGAGCATCAGGCACATGTATGGGCCTGAGGATACTGATGTGTAGAAAATGGTTGCCATTATCTGTGCCAACCACTTTGCATATAGAAAAGTTACATGGAATTATAGACAGGTGTCACATTTAGGCTTAAAAGCACCAATGGAAATTACTTTTATGCATACTGATGCCTGTTGCCTTGTGTGGGAGATGTGCTTTTCCAGTGACTTCTCATCTAAGTAGTGACTATGAGAATATTGTTGCTTTAGGGTACATGTAGCTATGCAGATCTGACATTGTAATAGATATGATTATACTTGGCAAATTCTGAAACCCTTTTAGGTTGTGGTCTATAAGGTGACCCATTATGGCCATCTCAGTATGGCCATCTCTGCCATCTACCACCCTTCTGTCTGGCAACGGAATGGTATAAAGATCTAGAATGTAGGATATAGCCATGGCAGTGATGTCATAGGACTCATAGAGTTAGAGGTCctatggaagagaaggaggaaaagcgATGCTGGCAACGGGTAAGAGCTAAGAAAGGAATGGGGTGGTGCTGGGAGCTGGGGATTGGGACCAGAGGCAGCATGGGAGAGGAGGCCCATGACTTCTCTGGGCTCCCAGCTTCACAGAGCAACAGTCCTGGCAGCTatgttgctgctgctgcaagTGAAAGGGGTGAAGACTCTGAAGGGCAATGCAAGCCTGGATGATGACAAGAGTCAGAAAGACAAAACGTTCTCTAAAGGTGggtagaggagagagaggtgggggcaggatgAGTGGGGGGCTGGACATAAGGGTTTTCTTGAGCTGAAATCAGGTTCCAGCAGCTGATTAGGTCAGGATCAGTCTGGGCTTTGGATTTTGGGAGATAATTCATGTTCCCTATCACCATAGTATGAAATAATAGCTGTAAGTAAAAATGTCTGGCTTTACAAAGACTCTTAGCCATGCCACAAAATGGGGCTGCCTACAATTGTCAAAGGCTTCTGAGAAAGTAGAGTGCCTAGAGAGGGCCTCTTTGCTTTCATGCTTGAAGAGATCCCTCACGCCTTTGGAGGAGGGAACTGGAGTGAGAAGTGCCTGTCACCTGTGTTTGAGATGGGGCTACAGTTGAAGTGAGATCTGAAAAGCCCTCTAGATAAAGAATTCTTTTGCCCAGTCAAGGCCAGTGTTCTGTCAGTTGGCCCTCACTTATCTCTCCACTGTTTGCCTCATCCCCTTTCTGATATGGACTAGAATTGATATTGGGGCTGCCCATCTCTGCCCGTCTTTTATGTTCTAGACCAGGGCAAGGAGGAGTATGAAGAACACTTTGTGGCTTCATCAGTGGGTGAGCTTTGGCAGGTGATAGATATGGTCCAGCAAGAAGAAACCATCTCCCAGACAACAACTCTCCGGGACCACCTCTTTGATCTTGCCTTCTGCTTCAACCTGGCCAGCATCGTGTTTTTTTTATGAGAGATTTTGAGGTGGAGGCTGTAATCTGGATCCTTCATGAGGACTTAGACATCTATCTCCCCTTCCTGATTGCTTACTGACCTCCTCTACCAAATGCCTCCTCAAAATGCACACCCCACTCCCTGTATCTAAGAAGCACCTGGCCTTAGGGTGTATCAACAGAGCTTTCCCATCTCTCATATCTACCACCTAATTGCCACCCCAACCCAGAATTTCGTGTCCCAGAGCCAAAGACACCAAACCCACACCCTTCTCTCTTAGGCTTTGTCTAAAACAGGGAGGAGACAATGACAACAAAGTAGCAATTGCAATAAAATTCTGAAAACTGTTGTGAGTAGCTTTGTGCAAATTAAGATCTTGCTTGAATCTCTAACTGGCCTGTTTAATTGCCTGGCCTTTGGCCCACTGACCAACCTTCAGACCTACCAGCTCACCAATTGCTGCTTTGCCAGTGTCCATGAAGCTTTCTTGGCACTTTTACCTCTTATC
It contains:
- the Llcfc1 gene encoding sperm-egg fusion protein LLCFC1 — protein: MTSLGSQLHRATVLAAMLLLLQVKGVKTLKGNASLDDDKSQKDKTFSKDQGKEEYEEHFVASSVGELWQVIDMVQQEETISQTTTLRDHLFDLAFCFNLASIVFFL